In the Bacillus sp. (in: firmicutes) genome, one interval contains:
- a CDS encoding acyltransferase: MADKVKIGLIQASHDVDGNEAVDVHKKAAIEKHVKLVEDAKKKGAQIICLQEIFYGPYFCAEQNPKWYDSAEEIPDGPTTKLFQELARDLGVVLVVPMYEREGIATYYNTAAVIDADGTYLGKYRKQHIPHVGVGNEGCGFWEKYYFKPGNLGYPVFDTEYAKVGVYICYDRHFPEGARLLGLKGAEIVLNPSATVAGLSEYLWKLEQPAHAVANGYYVGAINRVGYESPWNMGEFYGQSYLVDPRGNFVAMGSRDKDEVVIGEMDKKLIREVRDTWQFYRDRRPETYGEMTSLVP, encoded by the coding sequence ATGGCGGACAAAGTGAAGATTGGGTTAATCCAAGCGTCCCATGATGTGGATGGGAACGAAGCAGTCGACGTTCACAAAAAGGCGGCAATTGAAAAACATGTGAAACTCGTGGAAGATGCAAAGAAAAAGGGTGCCCAAATTATTTGTCTTCAAGAAATTTTTTACGGTCCATACTTCTGTGCTGAACAAAATCCGAAGTGGTATGACTCTGCCGAAGAAATCCCAGATGGACCGACAACGAAGTTATTCCAGGAGCTAGCCCGAGATTTAGGTGTCGTTCTTGTCGTTCCAATGTATGAACGAGAAGGTATTGCTACTTACTATAACACAGCTGCTGTTATTGATGCGGATGGAACATATTTAGGGAAGTATCGAAAGCAGCATATTCCGCATGTCGGGGTAGGTAACGAAGGCTGTGGCTTTTGGGAAAAATATTACTTTAAACCTGGTAATCTAGGTTATCCGGTATTTGATACCGAGTATGCGAAAGTAGGGGTGTATATTTGCTACGATCGCCACTTCCCGGAAGGAGCGCGACTATTAGGATTAAAAGGAGCTGAAATCGTGCTGAATCCTTCCGCTACGGTGGCTGGTTTGTCCGAATACTTATGGAAATTGGAACAGCCGGCTCATGCAGTAGCGAATGGGTATTACGTTGGCGCCATTAATCGTGTTGGATATGAAAGCCCTTGGAACATGGGTGAATTTTACGGCCAATCTTATTTAGTCGATCCTCGTGGGAATTTTGTCGCCATGGGTAGTCGAGATAAGGATGAGGTTGTGATTGGTGAAATGGATAAAAAATTAATTCGAGAAGTGCGCGATACATGGCAATTTTATCGAGACAGACGTCCAGAAACGTACGGAGAAATGACGTCACTTGTTCCATAA
- a CDS encoding NAD(P)-dependent oxidoreductase: MANGVVKEDLKKNFEEVNPGLNDREALEEAYRCLYCYDAPCIKACPTGIDIPAFIKRIATGNLKGAAKTIMSANPVGASCARVCPTEELCEGACVLNHSTKPIMIGDLQRYATDWAIKNEQVLFQAGKKNGKKVAVVGGGPAGLSAARELALFGYEVTIFEAEAEAGGLNTYGIVSFRLPKAISYWEVQQVKSLDVNIQTNTKVGVDITKDELLNQFDAVVLAVGMGKVPSLHIEGEQLKGVYDAIELVKETKTKELTDEFIGKRVVVIGAGNTAIDAATCSVRLGAENVKILYRRTKEEMTAYDFEYEFAKQDGVEFRWLTQPKRIIGDENGRVVAIECIKMKLGEKGVDGRRRPVPIEGSEFILPVDAVIKAIGQIRHMPLIEHFGLAHNDGVVQVNPKTYETSVQNVYACGDVIFGKGQGEAMVVTAAQQGKEAAYALHQQLSESVNKNV; encoded by the coding sequence ATGGCAAATGGGGTTGTAAAAGAAGATTTAAAGAAAAATTTTGAGGAAGTAAATCCGGGTTTAAACGACAGGGAAGCGTTAGAAGAAGCGTACCGATGTTTATATTGTTATGATGCCCCGTGCATTAAAGCATGTCCAACAGGAATCGATATTCCTGCATTTATTAAAAGAATAGCTACTGGAAACTTAAAAGGAGCCGCTAAAACGATTATGTCCGCCAATCCAGTCGGGGCGAGTTGTGCTCGCGTCTGTCCGACAGAAGAACTTTGTGAAGGTGCATGTGTGTTAAATCATTCCACGAAACCAATTATGATCGGTGACTTACAGCGATATGCGACCGATTGGGCGATAAAAAATGAGCAAGTTCTTTTCCAAGCTGGTAAGAAAAACGGTAAAAAAGTAGCCGTTGTTGGAGGGGGGCCAGCTGGCTTATCTGCTGCCAGAGAACTTGCTCTTTTTGGATATGAAGTCACCATTTTTGAAGCTGAAGCAGAGGCTGGGGGCTTAAATACGTATGGGATTGTATCGTTCCGCTTACCAAAGGCCATCTCCTATTGGGAAGTGCAACAAGTAAAAAGCTTAGATGTAAACATTCAAACAAACACGAAAGTTGGCGTAGACATCACAAAAGACGAGTTGCTTAACCAATTCGATGCCGTTGTTTTAGCCGTTGGGATGGGAAAAGTTCCTTCGTTACACATTGAAGGGGAACAATTAAAAGGGGTTTACGATGCTATCGAATTAGTGAAGGAAACAAAAACGAAAGAATTGACTGATGAGTTCATCGGAAAGCGGGTTGTGGTGATTGGTGCAGGGAACACCGCCATTGACGCTGCTACATGTTCCGTTCGATTAGGGGCTGAAAACGTCAAAATTTTATATCGCCGAACAAAGGAAGAAATGACAGCTTATGACTTTGAATATGAATTTGCGAAACAAGATGGTGTCGAGTTTCGTTGGCTGACCCAACCAAAACGAATCATTGGCGATGAGAACGGTCGAGTGGTGGCGATCGAATGTATCAAAATGAAGCTTGGCGAAAAAGGTGTAGATGGTAGAAGAAGACCAGTACCGATCGAAGGATCGGAATTCATCTTGCCTGTAGATGCCGTTATTAAGGCAATTGGTCAAATTAGACACATGCCACTTATTGAGCATTTTGGCTTAGCACATAATGACGGTGTCGTACAAGTCAATCCGAAAACATATGAAACATCGGTCCAAAACGTGTACGCCTGTGGGGACGTAATTTTTGGTAAAGGCCAAGGGGAAGCAATGGTAGTAACAGCGGCACAACAAGGGAAGGAAGCAGCGTATGCCTTGCATCAACAATTATCCGAGTCCGTAAATAAAAACGTGTAA
- the preA gene encoding NAD-dependent dihydropyrimidine dehydrogenase subunit PreA: MADLRTNLAGIQSPNPFWLASAPPTNSGYQVQRAFEAGWGGAVWKTLGDPILNVSSRFAALTFNGNRVAGFNNIELITDRPLDVNLQEIYETKKKFPDRAVVASLMVEPKREKWHEIVKRVEDVGVDGLELNFGCPHGMAERGMGSASGQVPELVEKQTYWVKEVAQTPVIVKLTPNITDITVTAEAAVQGGADAVSMINTINSLMGVDLDTWNPIPHVGGRGAHGGYCGPAVKPIALNMVGECARNPRITVPISGMGGVSDWRNAVEFMLMGATNVQVCTAVMHHGFRIVQDLIDGLNNYLDERGIASVSDIVGKSVAKYSDWGDLDLNYKVVARINPDVCINCNKCHIACEDTSHQCIDIVTENGKEILKVREEDCVGCNLCSIVCPVDGAIDMVEIPSEFEPMTWNERQALIGSGADCKLDLTK, from the coding sequence ATGGCCGATTTACGAACGAATTTAGCCGGAATTCAGTCGCCAAATCCATTTTGGCTCGCTTCAGCTCCGCCAACAAACTCTGGATATCAAGTCCAACGGGCGTTTGAAGCTGGGTGGGGCGGTGCGGTATGGAAAACGTTAGGAGATCCGATTTTAAACGTTTCTTCCCGCTTTGCTGCCTTAACGTTTAACGGGAACCGCGTCGCTGGTTTTAACAATATCGAACTCATTACTGATCGACCGCTTGATGTGAACTTACAAGAAATTTATGAGACGAAAAAGAAATTCCCGGACCGGGCGGTAGTCGCGTCGTTAATGGTGGAGCCGAAAAGAGAAAAATGGCATGAAATCGTCAAACGAGTGGAAGACGTAGGTGTGGATGGATTGGAACTAAACTTTGGCTGTCCGCACGGAATGGCAGAGCGAGGAATGGGGTCTGCTTCGGGACAAGTTCCGGAATTAGTTGAAAAGCAAACATATTGGGTAAAAGAAGTGGCTCAAACACCGGTGATTGTAAAGCTCACACCGAATATTACGGATATTACCGTTACAGCCGAGGCAGCGGTTCAAGGTGGAGCCGATGCCGTCAGTATGATCAATACTATTAATAGTTTAATGGGCGTTGATTTAGATACGTGGAACCCGATTCCACACGTAGGCGGGAGGGGAGCGCACGGGGGTTATTGTGGACCTGCTGTGAAACCGATCGCCCTCAACATGGTAGGCGAGTGTGCACGAAACCCACGTATTACCGTTCCGATTTCGGGAATGGGAGGGGTTTCTGATTGGCGAAATGCGGTGGAATTTATGTTAATGGGTGCTACCAACGTTCAAGTTTGTACCGCTGTTATGCACCACGGCTTCCGAATTGTCCAAGATTTGATTGATGGATTGAATAACTATTTAGATGAACGAGGAATTGCGTCAGTATCAGACATCGTCGGAAAATCCGTTGCAAAATATTCGGATTGGGGCGACTTAGACTTAAATTATAAAGTCGTAGCTCGCATTAACCCGGACGTTTGTATTAATTGCAATAAATGCCATATTGCTTGTGAAGATACCTCCCATCAATGTATTGACATCGTGACAGAAAACGGAAAAGAGATCTTAAAAGTTCGTGAAGAAGATTGTGTCGGCTGTAACTTATGTTCAATTGTTTGCCCAGTGGATGGAGCGATTGATATGGTCGAAATTCCGAGCGAATTTGAACCGATGACATGGAATGAACGTCAAGCGTTAATTGGATCAGGTGCTGATTGTAAACTCGACTTGACGAAATAA
- the hydA gene encoding dihydropyrimidinase codes for MKKLIKNGTIVTATDTFEAEILIENGKIVAMGHQLDPVGAEVIDAKGCYIFPGGIDPHTHLEMPFGGTVSKDDFETGTIAAAFGGTTTVIDFCLTNKGEPLKKAINTWHAKSKDKAVIDYSFHLMIAEINDDVLNELPKVIDEEGITSFKVFMAYKNVFQADDETLFRTLVAAKELGALVMVHAENGDVIDYLTKKALTEGKTDPIYHALTRPPEVEGEATGRAAELTGLAQSQLYVVHVSCAEAVEKITQARNRGFDVWGETCPQYLVLDRSYLEKPNFEGAKYVWSPPLREKWHQDVLWNALKNGQLQTLGSDQCSFDFKGQKELGRGDFTKIPNGGPFIEDRVSVLFSEGVKKGRITINQFVDIMSTRIAKLFGLFPKKGTIAVGADADLVIFDPNVERTISAATHHMAVDYNAFEGLKVTGEPVSVLCRGDFVVRDKQFVGKLGYGKYLKRAKYGQLLKEDVKQTT; via the coding sequence ATGAAAAAATTAATTAAAAACGGAACCATTGTGACAGCTACGGATACTTTTGAAGCTGAAATCTTAATTGAAAATGGAAAAATTGTCGCCATGGGTCACCAATTAGATCCAGTAGGAGCCGAAGTCATCGATGCCAAAGGCTGCTACATTTTCCCTGGAGGAATTGATCCACACACTCATTTAGAAATGCCATTTGGGGGAACGGTATCAAAAGATGATTTTGAAACAGGGACAATTGCGGCTGCGTTTGGAGGGACGACGACGGTTATTGATTTTTGTTTAACTAACAAAGGGGAACCGTTAAAAAAAGCGATCAATACTTGGCATGCAAAATCAAAAGATAAAGCGGTTATCGATTATAGTTTCCATTTAATGATCGCTGAAATAAATGATGATGTGTTAAACGAATTACCGAAAGTGATAGACGAAGAAGGAATTACGTCGTTTAAAGTTTTTATGGCGTACAAAAATGTGTTCCAAGCGGATGATGAAACATTATTCCGGACATTGGTGGCTGCTAAAGAACTGGGCGCGCTCGTCATGGTTCATGCAGAAAACGGCGATGTTATTGATTATTTAACGAAGAAAGCATTAACTGAAGGAAAAACAGATCCGATTTACCATGCCCTCACTCGTCCACCAGAAGTAGAAGGAGAAGCGACAGGGAGAGCAGCTGAATTAACAGGATTAGCACAATCACAATTATATGTCGTTCATGTGTCGTGTGCTGAAGCAGTGGAAAAAATTACACAAGCTCGGAATCGTGGTTTTGATGTATGGGGCGAAACGTGTCCACAATATTTAGTACTGGATCGATCGTATTTAGAAAAGCCGAATTTTGAAGGAGCTAAATATGTGTGGTCACCTCCGTTAAGAGAAAAATGGCATCAAGACGTTCTGTGGAATGCGTTAAAGAACGGCCAACTCCAAACATTAGGATCTGACCAATGTTCCTTTGATTTTAAAGGTCAAAAAGAACTCGGTCGCGGCGACTTTACAAAAATTCCGAACGGTGGTCCGTTCATTGAAGATCGTGTCAGTGTGTTGTTCTCTGAAGGGGTGAAAAAAGGGCGTATTACCATTAATCAATTTGTGGATATTATGTCAACACGTATTGCAAAGTTGTTTGGTCTGTTCCCGAAAAAAGGCACAATTGCCGTTGGAGCTGATGCGGACCTCGTTATTTTTGACCCGAATGTGGAGCGTACGATTTCTGCTGCTACTCATCATATGGCAGTAGACTATAACGCCTTTGAAGGGTTGAAGGTGACAGGAGAGCCGGTTTCCGTATTGTGCCGTGGTGATTTTGTCGTCAGGGATAAGCAATTTGTTGGTAAGTTAGGATACGGAAAATATTTGAAACGTGCGAAATACGGTCAACTATTAAAAGAAGACGTTAAGCAAACGACATAA
- a CDS encoding cytosine permease, translated as MKKEINYLKSPDLLPIPQHERKITTLGFAFMWVGMVVVLATFAIGGAGVQSLPLPLVLLGTIIGSLAIGFFISLTADIGIEHGLSFPVYMRAPFGTIGTHIPSIVRGLAASMWFGINTYFGSTAMNGILNLLWGFDNWFLCFILFAIVQLLNTALGIKAVERFADLAAPIIILISCWMYVSLSDKAALQGRDVWSWAENPVTGAAAFTAFLVVIFSNMGFWSTLSADIPSISRYIKAPKHERNWFKRNKGALIGSLVALPLTQAFMVLIGGVAYVAVKNYDPVIALQEAASGLILGVLLLMIVLAQWSTNISANIVPAATIFSNVGGPKFPFWAGVIAAGIAGTIVQPWNLFGVIIPILLFVGGILSAIVGILVSDYYFIRKRRVNVHDLYKHNGQFRYMNGINLAGFISWIVGGGVSYFFPSYSFLVGFVVGGGCYYVLGKYWWFKKYKQAELEDPSDEKYLGITVGRDWDIPLEDEVVIAGSSDVFIIDSSKST; from the coding sequence ATGAAAAAAGAGATTAATTATTTAAAATCACCAGACTTGCTACCGATTCCACAGCATGAGCGAAAAATTACGACACTAGGTTTTGCTTTTATGTGGGTCGGAATGGTCGTTGTATTAGCGACATTTGCAATCGGTGGGGCTGGTGTTCAATCATTGCCACTACCTCTCGTTTTGTTAGGTACCATTATTGGTTCCCTTGCTATTGGCTTTTTTATTTCGCTGACCGCAGATATTGGGATTGAACATGGACTTTCGTTTCCTGTTTATATGCGTGCTCCATTTGGTACGATAGGCACGCACATTCCGTCTATCGTACGTGGATTAGCCGCTTCGATGTGGTTTGGGATTAACACGTATTTCGGGTCTACAGCGATGAACGGAATATTAAATTTGCTATGGGGATTTGACAATTGGTTTTTATGTTTTATTTTATTTGCTATCGTCCAATTACTCAATACAGCACTTGGAATTAAAGCTGTTGAACGATTCGCTGATTTAGCCGCACCGATTATTATCCTCATTTCTTGTTGGATGTATGTTTCATTATCTGACAAAGCGGCACTTCAAGGAAGAGATGTATGGAGCTGGGCCGAAAATCCAGTGACTGGCGCTGCCGCTTTCACCGCCTTTTTAGTCGTCATCTTCAGTAATATGGGCTTCTGGTCAACATTATCTGCCGATATTCCTTCCATTTCCCGTTACATTAAAGCACCGAAACACGAACGAAATTGGTTTAAACGAAACAAAGGAGCACTTATTGGAAGTTTAGTCGCTTTGCCATTAACGCAAGCCTTTATGGTGTTAATCGGTGGAGTGGCGTACGTTGCTGTAAAAAATTATGACCCTGTGATTGCGTTACAAGAAGCAGCTTCTGGATTAATTTTAGGAGTACTGCTACTCATGATTGTGTTAGCTCAATGGTCAACAAACATTTCTGCTAACATCGTACCGGCGGCAACCATTTTCTCCAACGTTGGTGGTCCGAAGTTTCCGTTTTGGGCAGGAGTCATTGCAGCAGGGATTGCGGGAACGATAGTCCAACCGTGGAACTTGTTTGGGGTCATTATTCCGATTCTTCTCTTTGTGGGAGGCATTCTTTCGGCCATTGTTGGCATCCTTGTCTCTGACTACTATTTCATTCGAAAGAGACGGGTAAACGTGCACGATTTGTATAAGCATAACGGGCAATTCCGCTATATGAACGGTATTAACTTAGCAGGTTTTATATCTTGGATTGTTGGAGGAGGCGTTTCTTATTTCTTCCCGAGTTATTCGTTCTTAGTCGGTTTTGTTGTCGGAGGTGGCTGTTATTATGTTCTAGGAAAGTACTGGTGGTTTAAAAAATATAAACAAGCTGAACTAGAAGATCCAAGTGATGAAAAATATTTAGGAATTACGGTTGGAAGAGATTGGGACATTCCTTTAGAGGATGAAGTCGTCATTGCAGGTTCTTCCGACGTATTTATTATCGATTCAAGTAAATCGACATAG
- a CDS encoding PucR family transcriptional regulator ligand-binding domain-containing protein, giving the protein MQDVACLTVKDILKRKYFDNAEVIAGKSGLMRKVKWVHVVEVPKIQQLLNGQELILSTGVGWKEDEQLFLHFLNDLILSQASGLCIEMGTYTTTIPSSVLSLANQHHFPIIVFREEVPFVNITQDIHTYIINQQYSILQKLEAYSQQLNARLLSVHHFKEILGLLHYYTGYHVVLTLANNEVYVLPDGQEDIINDLEQKSSHIAMKEIYVMNKPYGTLYIMAQKKEISEVDVLILNRTATALAQHFLREMFVEEKKRGKQSEWIRSWLEGVDSIKGEQLIHSYFKKGIKGGVVCFVRTKEVEGYHDGTYFHLFARSIFEQLGFHFLAAEHAGDHIFVLFNQREHQHWKERVQRGLEKIMKMPETYKRNIHILTIGIGKYAHQLSDFPTSFQTAKEAIRIHRNIRQTSDLCFYDELHMYRIIGLLQQSTNLQEIIAEYLQPLIDYDRKHHGKLLETLKVFLQCNCSKKETAKKLYVVRQTLYHRLSKIEQLLGKDFLHSDKRIAIELMLYAHDFLQQEQTTQSSISID; this is encoded by the coding sequence ATGCAAGATGTTGCCTGTCTCACTGTAAAGGATATATTAAAACGAAAGTATTTTGATAACGCAGAAGTGATTGCAGGAAAGTCGGGATTAATGCGAAAGGTTAAATGGGTTCATGTCGTAGAAGTTCCGAAAATTCAACAGTTGTTGAACGGCCAAGAGTTAATTTTATCAACAGGTGTGGGCTGGAAAGAAGACGAACAACTATTTCTCCACTTTTTAAACGACCTCATCCTTAGTCAAGCCTCTGGTTTATGCATTGAAATGGGGACCTATACAACTACTATTCCTTCGAGTGTGCTCTCCTTAGCTAATCAACATCATTTTCCTATCATTGTTTTCCGTGAAGAGGTCCCTTTTGTAAACATTACCCAAGATATTCATACTTACATAATCAATCAACAATATTCCATTTTACAAAAATTAGAAGCGTATTCCCAGCAATTAAATGCACGTCTTTTATCCGTTCATCATTTTAAAGAAATTCTCGGATTATTGCATTACTATACGGGTTACCACGTCGTTTTGACGCTAGCAAATAATGAAGTATATGTGTTGCCGGATGGACAAGAAGACATCATAAACGATCTTGAACAGAAATCCAGTCATATAGCGATGAAAGAAATTTATGTCATGAACAAGCCATACGGAACACTTTATATCATGGCTCAAAAGAAAGAAATAAGTGAAGTCGATGTGCTCATATTAAATCGTACAGCGACCGCATTAGCACAACATTTTTTACGAGAGATGTTTGTGGAAGAAAAAAAACGGGGCAAACAATCAGAGTGGATTCGTTCTTGGTTAGAAGGAGTCGATTCAATTAAAGGAGAACAATTGATCCATTCATATTTCAAGAAAGGGATTAAAGGTGGCGTGGTTTGTTTTGTACGGACGAAAGAAGTAGAAGGCTACCATGATGGAACGTATTTTCACCTTTTTGCCCGGTCTATTTTTGAACAATTAGGCTTTCATTTCCTTGCTGCCGAGCATGCAGGAGACCATATCTTTGTGTTGTTCAATCAAAGAGAACATCAACATTGGAAAGAGCGCGTTCAACGTGGATTAGAAAAAATCATGAAAATGCCAGAAACGTATAAAAGGAACATTCATATCTTGACAATCGGGATTGGTAAATATGCACATCAATTATCCGATTTCCCTACGAGCTTTCAAACTGCCAAAGAAGCCATTCGAATTCATAGAAACATTCGCCAAACAAGTGATCTATGCTTTTATGATGAGTTGCACATGTATCGCATTATCGGACTGTTGCAACAAAGTACGAATCTACAAGAAATCATAGCGGAATATTTGCAACCGCTTATTGACTATGACCGGAAACATCACGGGAAGCTGCTCGAAACATTGAAAGTATTTTTACAATGCAACTGTTCGAAAAAAGAAACAGCGAAAAAACTATATGTTGTTAGGCAGACACTGTATCATCGATTGTCAAAAATTGAACAATTGTTAGGCAAAGACTTTTTACATTCGGATAAACGGATAGCGATTGAATTAATGCTGTATGCCCATGACTTTTTACAACAAGAACAGACGACACAATCATCCATATCAATCGATTAA
- a CDS encoding CoA-acylating methylmalonate-semialdehyde dehydrogenase, whose product METTKKSTKLVQNFIGGEWVKSKGTTVLDVPNPATGEVLGQVPLSTKEDVDHAVKVAKEAFQTWKKTPVPKRARIMFKFHTLLVEHHEELAKLVVQENGKAYKEAYGEIQRGIECVEFAAGAPTLLMGESLSNIAEDIDSEMFRYPLGVVGGITPFNFPMMVPLWMFPLAIVCGNTFVLKPSERTPLMANRLAELFTEAGAPKGVLNVVHGAHDVVNGLLEHPDIAAISFVGSQPVAKYVYERAAANGKRVQALSGAKNHHIVMPDADMDKALQHIMSSTFGSAGQRCMACSAVVLVGDNDQFIRELKKHADQLPIGNGMDEEVLLTPVIREAHRQKVLGYIEKGIEEGADLVRDGRREMALFEKGNFLGPTIFDHVTPEMTIAKEEIFAPVLSVLRAKDLDEALNYIRKSRYGNGATIYTKDAKAIRKFREEADAGMLGVNVGVPATMAFFPFSGWKDSFYGDLHVNGKDGVNFYTKKKMITSRFDF is encoded by the coding sequence ATGGAAACGACAAAGAAAAGTACGAAACTCGTTCAAAATTTTATTGGGGGAGAATGGGTGAAATCAAAAGGAACTACTGTCCTAGACGTTCCAAATCCAGCTACGGGGGAAGTGCTCGGTCAAGTACCACTATCCACTAAAGAAGATGTCGATCATGCGGTAAAGGTAGCGAAAGAAGCATTTCAAACGTGGAAAAAAACACCGGTACCGAAACGGGCACGTATTATGTTTAAATTTCATACATTACTTGTTGAGCATCACGAAGAACTAGCGAAGTTAGTCGTACAAGAAAACGGTAAAGCGTATAAAGAAGCGTACGGCGAAATTCAGCGAGGAATCGAATGTGTTGAATTTGCCGCAGGTGCTCCTACCTTATTAATGGGAGAATCGTTAAGTAATATTGCTGAGGATATCGATTCGGAAATGTTCCGTTATCCGCTCGGTGTCGTCGGTGGCATTACTCCATTTAACTTCCCGATGATGGTTCCACTATGGATGTTCCCGTTGGCGATTGTTTGTGGGAATACGTTTGTATTAAAACCTTCTGAGCGAACCCCGTTAATGGCCAATCGTCTGGCCGAACTGTTTACGGAAGCGGGGGCACCGAAAGGAGTTCTAAATGTCGTACACGGAGCACATGATGTAGTAAATGGTTTATTGGAACACCCAGATATTGCGGCTATCTCTTTCGTTGGTTCCCAACCGGTGGCTAAATACGTATATGAACGAGCAGCAGCGAATGGAAAGCGAGTACAAGCATTGTCTGGAGCGAAAAACCATCATATCGTTATGCCTGATGCTGATATGGATAAAGCGCTACAACATATCATGAGCTCGACGTTTGGTAGCGCAGGCCAACGTTGTATGGCGTGTAGCGCAGTCGTTTTAGTCGGGGATAACGACCAATTCATACGCGAATTGAAAAAACACGCCGACCAATTACCGATCGGAAATGGGATGGATGAAGAAGTTCTTTTAACCCCAGTTATTCGAGAGGCCCATCGGCAAAAAGTACTTGGCTATATTGAAAAAGGAATTGAAGAGGGGGCTGACCTTGTTCGAGATGGACGAAGAGAAATGGCGTTATTTGAAAAAGGAAATTTCTTAGGTCCAACGATTTTTGACCATGTGACCCCAGAGATGACGATCGCGAAAGAAGAAATTTTTGCCCCTGTGTTAAGTGTACTTCGTGCGAAAGATTTAGATGAAGCGCTTAACTATATTCGGAAATCACGCTATGGCAATGGGGCGACAATTTATACGAAAGATGCGAAAGCGATTCGAAAGTTCCGTGAAGAAGCTGATGCAGGCATGCTTGGTGTCAATGTCGGTGTGCCGGCGACGATGGCGTTTTTCCCGTTCTCGGGATGGAAAGATTCATTCTACGGTGATTTACACGTAAACGGAAAAGACGGGGTGAACTTTTATACGAAGAAGAAGATGATTACGTCGCGCTTTGATTTTTAA
- a CDS encoding aspartate aminotransferase family protein yields MPVSERHDLLKKDDAYIWHSMKPYNPDATMVVDHAEGVWITDIHGNKYLDAMSGLWCVNVGYGRKELAEAAYEQLKQLSYVPLTQSHVPAIELGEKLNEWLGDDYVIFFSNSGSEANETAFKIARQYHQQKGEHNRYKIVSRYRAYHGNSMAALAATGQAQRKFKYEPLAPGFIHVSPPDTYRMTDADEKDPHNMACVKEVDQVMTWELSETIAAMIMEPIITGGGILVPPEGYMKAVKEICEKHGALLIVDEVICGFGRTGKPFGFMHYGVKPDIITMAKGITSAYLPLSATAVRKEIYEAFKGSEEYEFFRHINTFGGNPAACALALINLDIMENEKLSDRSAEVGERMINDLRNLLQDHPYVGDVRGKGLLIGIELVKDKQSKDPLENEKVNQVISKCKEDGVIIGKNGYTVAGYNNVLTLAPPLIIEDEDVALLIQTLKRALYSIT; encoded by the coding sequence ATGCCAGTTAGTGAACGGCATGATTTATTGAAAAAAGACGATGCCTACATTTGGCATTCGATGAAGCCGTACAATCCGGATGCCACCATGGTGGTGGACCATGCAGAAGGTGTGTGGATTACAGATATTCACGGAAACAAATATTTAGATGCGATGTCTGGATTGTGGTGTGTAAACGTCGGATATGGTCGGAAAGAATTAGCGGAAGCGGCATATGAACAATTGAAACAACTCTCTTACGTTCCGTTAACGCAAAGTCATGTTCCAGCCATTGAGTTAGGAGAAAAATTAAACGAATGGCTCGGAGACGACTATGTCATCTTTTTCTCGAATAGTGGCTCCGAAGCGAACGAAACGGCTTTTAAAATCGCCCGCCAATATCATCAACAAAAAGGGGAACACAATCGATATAAAATCGTCTCCCGTTATCGTGCCTATCATGGAAACTCCATGGCGGCCTTAGCAGCAACCGGTCAAGCCCAACGAAAGTTTAAGTATGAACCACTAGCACCAGGGTTTATTCACGTATCTCCACCTGATACGTACCGGATGACGGATGCAGATGAAAAAGATCCACACAACATGGCGTGCGTGAAAGAAGTGGATCAAGTGATGACTTGGGAGTTAAGCGAAACGATTGCCGCGATGATTATGGAGCCCATTATTACAGGAGGAGGTATTCTCGTTCCTCCAGAAGGCTATATGAAAGCCGTAAAAGAGATTTGTGAAAAACACGGAGCGCTCTTAATCGTCGATGAAGTCATTTGTGGCTTTGGACGAACAGGAAAACCGTTTGGTTTTATGCATTATGGAGTAAAGCCGGATATTATCACGATGGCGAAAGGAATTACAAGCGCCTACTTACCGCTTTCAGCAACAGCGGTTCGAAAAGAAATTTATGAAGCGTTTAAAGGAAGCGAAGAATATGAATTCTTCCGCCATATCAATACGTTCGGTGGAAATCCAGCAGCCTGTGCACTCGCCTTAATAAATTTAGACATTATGGAAAACGAAAAGCTTTCGGATCGTTCAGCGGAAGTCGGCGAACGAATGATCAATGATTTACGAAATCTGTTACAAGACCATCCATATGTCGGGGATGTCCGTGGAAAAGGACTGTTAATCGGGATTGAACTTGTAAAAGACAAACAATCAAAAGATCCTCTTGAGAATGAAAAAGTGAATCAGGTGATTAGCAAGTGTAAAGAAGATGGAGTCATCATCGGGAAAAATGGATACACGGTAGCGGGGTATAACAATGTCCTCACATTAGCTCCACCGCTTATCATTGAAGATGAAGATGTTGCTCTATTAATTCAAACGTTGAAAAGAGCTTTATATTCTATCACATAA